The following are encoded together in the Capsulimonas corticalis genome:
- a CDS encoding metallophosphoesterase family protein, with translation MIYAIGDIHGQAEMLATALNYLIQNLLAPEDTVVFMGDYVDRGPDSRGVFELLHQFRAHHGEERVVFLRGNHEDMLLTARFDPEEESLWLFNGGWETLASYGIIHSPEWFSQLPEADRDLIAGTLLEYPAGRYHFVHAGIPPHDAPEMPREPRLWIRDEFIESEQDFGAIVVFGHTIIPTLQPLVMANKIGIDTGAFLPDGKLTMAAFDPEEEIDGVPEFTYYQVNHHGKIEAFRLRKAKPKRSLRRKPKPEAAAASEDES, from the coding sequence ATGATTTATGCGATCGGGGACATTCATGGGCAGGCGGAGATGCTCGCCACGGCGCTTAACTATCTGATCCAGAACTTACTGGCTCCAGAGGATACGGTCGTCTTTATGGGCGACTATGTCGATCGCGGGCCGGATAGTCGCGGCGTCTTTGAGCTGCTGCACCAGTTCCGCGCGCATCATGGCGAAGAGCGTGTTGTCTTCTTACGCGGCAATCATGAAGATATGCTGCTGACGGCGCGATTCGATCCCGAAGAAGAAAGCCTCTGGCTTTTTAATGGGGGCTGGGAGACGCTCGCCAGCTATGGCATTATCCATTCGCCCGAATGGTTCAGCCAGCTTCCGGAAGCCGACCGCGACCTGATCGCCGGAACCCTGCTGGAATATCCCGCTGGGCGATATCATTTTGTCCACGCCGGCATTCCCCCGCACGACGCTCCCGAGATGCCGCGCGAGCCGCGCCTGTGGATTCGCGACGAGTTTATCGAAAGCGAGCAGGACTTCGGCGCCATCGTCGTCTTCGGCCACACGATTATCCCGACGCTCCAGCCGCTCGTCATGGCGAACAAGATCGGCATCGACACCGGCGCCTTCCTCCCCGACGGAAAGCTGACGATGGCGGCCTTCGATCCGGAAGAAGAGATCGACGGCGTGCCGGAATTCACCTACTACCAGGTCAATCACCACGGCAAGATCGAGGCGTTTCGGCTGCGCAAGGCGAAGCCCAAGCGCTCGCTGCGCCGCAAGCCGAAGCCCGAGGCCGCCGCTGCCTCCGAAGACGAATCTTAG
- the rimO gene encoding 30S ribosomal protein S12 methylthiotransferase RimO: protein MTTKVGLVQLGCAKNQVDGEEMLGALAGEGDVQFVGDKQDADVLIVNTCGFIESAKEESINAILDAVRLKKRGKLSRVIVTGCLAQRYGAELAKEIPEVDAFLGIESAPAVGNVVFGPRPGQKNLVMAVADKYPLVPPVRLRASGSPWTAYLKVSEGCDHTCTFCAIPGIRGKHRSKPIERLVQEATQLAASGAVELNLVAQDTTAYGMDLYGRLALPELLEKLSAVPGILWLRLLYCYPTMVRPALIEAINSLPQVIPYIDMPLQHGDDAMLNKMKRGGNVDQYRRLFDRMREAIPDLTLRTTFLVGFPGETEEQFENLAQFVRDVRFDRVGVFTFSSEEGTPAHEMADPIPDDVMRRRKDALMAIQQPISLERNNRWVGRELDVLIEGRRGEAAVGRSFRDAPEIDGEVMVAGTDAAPGTVVRARVTEALPYDLCAAAV, encoded by the coding sequence TTGACAACCAAAGTCGGTCTGGTGCAGCTGGGCTGCGCCAAAAATCAGGTGGATGGCGAGGAGATGCTGGGCGCGCTCGCCGGAGAAGGCGATGTGCAGTTCGTGGGAGATAAGCAGGACGCGGATGTCCTGATCGTCAACACCTGCGGATTCATCGAGAGCGCCAAGGAAGAAAGCATCAATGCGATCCTGGACGCCGTGCGGCTGAAAAAGCGCGGCAAGCTGTCCCGCGTGATTGTGACCGGATGCCTCGCGCAGCGCTACGGCGCGGAGCTGGCGAAGGAAATCCCGGAAGTCGATGCGTTTCTGGGAATCGAAAGCGCCCCCGCCGTCGGCAACGTCGTTTTTGGCCCGCGTCCCGGCCAGAAGAACCTTGTCATGGCGGTCGCCGACAAGTACCCGCTGGTTCCCCCCGTCCGGCTGCGCGCTTCGGGCTCTCCCTGGACCGCTTACCTGAAAGTTTCCGAAGGCTGCGACCATACCTGTACGTTCTGCGCGATTCCCGGCATTCGCGGCAAGCATCGCTCCAAGCCGATTGAACGGCTTGTTCAGGAAGCGACGCAGCTGGCGGCGTCGGGAGCGGTCGAGTTAAATCTGGTCGCCCAGGACACCACGGCGTACGGCATGGACCTTTACGGTCGCCTTGCGCTGCCCGAGCTTCTCGAAAAGCTTTCGGCGGTTCCGGGCATCCTGTGGCTGCGCCTACTGTACTGCTATCCGACGATGGTGCGGCCCGCGCTGATCGAGGCGATCAACAGCCTGCCGCAGGTCATTCCCTATATCGATATGCCGCTCCAGCACGGCGACGACGCCATGCTCAATAAGATGAAGCGCGGCGGCAATGTCGATCAGTATCGGCGCTTGTTCGACCGGATGCGCGAAGCGATCCCGGATCTGACGCTGCGCACCACGTTTTTGGTTGGCTTTCCCGGTGAAACCGAAGAGCAGTTCGAGAACCTGGCGCAGTTCGTGCGTGATGTGCGGTTCGACCGTGTCGGCGTGTTCACCTTCTCGTCGGAAGAGGGAACGCCGGCGCATGAGATGGCCGATCCTATTCCCGACGACGTCATGCGCCGCCGCAAGGACGCCTTGATGGCGATCCAGCAGCCGATCAGCCTGGAGCGAAACAATCGCTGGGTGGGCCGCGAGCTGGATGTCCTGATTGAAGGCCGACGCGGAGAGGCTGCCGTGGGGCGCTCGTTCCGCGATGCGCCGGAAATCGACGGCGAGGTAATGGTCGCGGGAACGGACGCCGCGCCGGGAACCGTGGTGCGCGCGCGGGTCACCGAAGCGCTGCCCTACGACCTTTGCGCCGCCGCCGTATAG
- a CDS encoding NAD(P)/FAD-dependent oxidoreductase — protein sequence MAENAINPEEIFDIAIIGSGPVGLYAAYYAGLRGMKTKIIDSLPEVGGQLSALYPEKYIFDVAGYAKVYARDLVANLNEQAIQYDPTLALDQKVTKLIPGDVITLETDKGQTHYAKSVIIAAGVGAFMPRKMDVPGLAELEGRGLHYFVSDKGSLAGKKLVIVGGGDSAFDWSINLHENAVSVTQIHRSDKFKAHEDTIEKVKSLPIDLRTFHELKEVHGEEHVEAVTIFDNRTKEEFKLECEALLLNLGFLTNLGPIKEWGLEIEKNSIFVNSRMETNIAGVYAAGDICTYDGKLKLIATGFGEAAIAVNHAKGFVDPTAKVNPGHSSDQADKPKH from the coding sequence TTGGCGGAAAACGCGATCAATCCAGAAGAAATTTTTGACATAGCGATTATTGGCTCCGGACCGGTTGGCCTCTATGCGGCTTACTACGCGGGCCTTCGCGGCATGAAGACGAAGATCATAGACAGCCTCCCCGAAGTCGGCGGCCAGCTTTCGGCGCTGTATCCGGAGAAGTACATCTTCGACGTCGCCGGCTACGCCAAGGTGTACGCCCGCGACCTCGTCGCCAACCTGAACGAGCAGGCGATCCAGTACGATCCGACCCTGGCGCTCGACCAGAAGGTCACCAAACTGATTCCCGGCGACGTGATCACGCTGGAGACTGACAAGGGCCAGACGCACTACGCCAAGTCCGTCATCATCGCGGCTGGCGTCGGCGCGTTCATGCCCCGCAAGATGGATGTCCCGGGACTCGCCGAGCTTGAAGGACGCGGCCTGCACTACTTCGTCAGCGACAAGGGTTCGCTCGCCGGCAAGAAGCTCGTGATCGTCGGCGGCGGTGACAGCGCCTTCGACTGGTCGATCAACCTGCACGAGAACGCCGTCAGCGTCACCCAGATCCACCGCTCGGACAAGTTCAAGGCGCACGAAGACACGATCGAAAAGGTGAAGTCGCTTCCGATCGACCTGCGCACCTTCCATGAGCTGAAGGAAGTCCACGGCGAAGAGCATGTCGAGGCCGTCACCATCTTCGACAACCGCACCAAGGAAGAGTTCAAGCTGGAGTGTGAAGCGCTGCTGCTGAACCTCGGCTTCCTGACGAACCTTGGCCCGATCAAGGAATGGGGGCTGGAGATCGAGAAGAACTCCATCTTCGTCAACTCGCGCATGGAAACGAACATCGCTGGCGTCTACGCCGCCGGCGACATCTGCACCTACGACGGCAAGCTCAAACTGATCGCCACCGGCTTCGGCGAAGCCGCCATCGCCGTCAACCACGCCAAGGGTTTCGTCGACCCCACCGCGAAGGTCAACCCCGGCCACTCCTCGGACCAGGCCGACAAGCCCAAGCACTAA
- a CDS encoding LacI family DNA-binding transcriptional regulator, with product MATIRDIAKACGVSAMTVSSVLNKRRGAASPETQERILRMVEEMGYRPGSNSRGAARRYTDIIGVLMADCNWSALASDRYFGPILDGIFEASKTYGQSTLIMTEDTWEQAYENAVRYFDGRCDGLILMLPTLPDELLVSFHKTHIPFVCVGESHMEPSLTVVDLDNVGAGHDAANYLLEAGHRKIALFSGDTSFLSSSGREQGYRLALAEWGIEIDERSIFPGRYNAATGYRRMRELLTGDPASLPTAIVCGDDWIAFGVMQAIHEFGLKVPDDISIIGINNNPEGAASSPPLTTIHHPLRMIGQRAVDVIMAQMRNGATPGEKALLRGEVIIRSSVSAPNRGRPGV from the coding sequence GTGGCGACCATCAGGGATATTGCAAAGGCGTGCGGCGTTTCGGCGATGACGGTTTCGTCCGTGTTAAATAAGCGGCGCGGCGCGGCCAGTCCGGAGACCCAGGAGCGTATTCTTCGCATGGTCGAGGAGATGGGCTATCGGCCGGGCAGCAATAGCCGCGGCGCGGCGCGCCGGTACACGGACATCATCGGCGTTTTGATGGCTGACTGCAACTGGAGCGCGCTGGCGTCGGATCGGTACTTCGGACCGATCCTGGATGGAATCTTCGAAGCGTCTAAGACTTACGGTCAGAGCACGCTGATTATGACCGAGGACACCTGGGAGCAAGCGTACGAAAACGCCGTCCGGTATTTCGACGGACGCTGCGACGGTCTGATCCTGATGCTTCCCACTCTGCCGGACGAATTACTCGTCTCGTTTCACAAAACGCACATCCCCTTCGTGTGCGTCGGCGAGAGCCACATGGAGCCTTCCCTTACGGTTGTCGATCTGGACAATGTCGGCGCCGGGCATGACGCGGCCAACTATCTGCTGGAAGCGGGACATCGGAAAATTGCGCTCTTTAGCGGGGATACGAGCTTTCTGAGCAGTTCGGGCCGCGAGCAGGGGTATCGCCTGGCGCTTGCGGAATGGGGCATTGAGATCGACGAGCGCTCGATCTTTCCCGGCAGATATAACGCCGCCACGGGATACCGGCGCATGCGCGAACTGCTCACCGGCGATCCGGCAAGCTTGCCCACCGCGATCGTGTGCGGCGACGACTGGATCGCCTTTGGCGTGATGCAGGCGATCCACGAGTTTGGATTAAAAGTCCCGGACGACATCTCCATCATCGGGATCAACAACAATCCCGAAGGCGCCGCCTCCAGCCCGCCACTTACCACGATCCATCACCCGCTGCGCATGATCGGTCAGCGTGCGGTGGATGTCATCATGGCGCAAATGAGAAACGGCGCGACGCCCGGCGAAAAAGCGCTGCTGCGCGGCGAGGTTATTATCCGTTCATCGGTGAGCGCCCCAAATCGAGGGCGGCCCGGGGTTTGA
- a CDS encoding DUF1559 domain-containing protein, which yields MNPNVKSKTGFTLIELLVVIAIIAILAAILFPVFAKAREKARQISCVSNLKQIGLGITQYVQDYDETYPVCRLGDASSTPWHSLIMPYVKSTGVFKCPDDSDSTFVSGTNNTIPTSYVASHGGFNNSYLYGGPGPINPDASIWWATPHFDGQIAISAVQSVAQVIEVGEVKSRTDPEFWDDANDSQFINHSTLTNFLFCDGHVKSMHPTDTGKTVNMWNINNVTNIGDSQPGPASSGLMALLQQEQQKMQ from the coding sequence ATGAATCCGAATGTGAAATCAAAGACCGGCTTTACTCTCATTGAGCTCCTCGTCGTTATCGCCATCATCGCAATCCTTGCGGCGATTCTCTTTCCGGTGTTTGCGAAAGCGCGGGAAAAGGCGCGCCAGATCAGCTGCGTCAGCAACCTCAAGCAGATCGGCCTCGGGATCACGCAGTACGTACAGGACTACGACGAGACGTACCCTGTCTGCCGGCTTGGCGACGCCAGCAGCACGCCATGGCATTCGCTCATTATGCCCTACGTCAAGAGTACGGGCGTCTTCAAGTGCCCGGATGATTCGGATTCGACGTTCGTCAGCGGCACCAACAACACCATCCCCACCAGCTATGTGGCGTCTCACGGCGGCTTCAATAACAGCTACCTTTACGGCGGCCCCGGCCCGATCAACCCCGACGCCAGTATTTGGTGGGCTACGCCTCACTTCGACGGGCAGATCGCTATATCCGCCGTTCAGTCGGTGGCCCAGGTGATCGAGGTGGGAGAAGTCAAGAGCCGGACCGATCCGGAGTTCTGGGACGACGCCAACGATTCGCAATTCATCAACCACTCCACCCTCACGAACTTCCTGTTCTGTGACGGCCATGTGAAATCGATGCATCCCACGGACACCGGAAAAACCGTCAACATGTGGAACATCAACAACGTCACCAACATCGGCGACTCGCAGCCTGGCCCGGCCAGCAGCGGCCTGATGGCGCTGCTCCAGCAGGAACAGCAGAAAATGCAGTGA
- a CDS encoding DUF5984 family protein translates to MLFNFRLKPTDKIAPWSTPSRNNSLSLHWFGLTDGWFWIDIGGQQPFRYSQEILNHWAQEPQATISPLPFDDYQVTRYWEDLLELVPSILDPLPSDLATRVSDADAWGQWRERAAEWRETSEDETSWETYETALQWWFSRTWSNGHLRIPPKIWLWSTDDQVHIRWDCRDILQDGVLVWDAKHGEVAMPKRDFIHEVQSFGARLIDTMATRVDEIKKHWARPEIAIDIHSLEQEQDYRATICENALGRIHRDYEWDDVRAAIARMEAEIEYLK, encoded by the coding sequence ATGCTCTTCAATTTTCGCCTCAAACCCACCGACAAGATTGCTCCCTGGAGTACTCCCAGCCGAAACAATTCTCTCAGCCTTCATTGGTTCGGCCTGACGGACGGCTGGTTTTGGATCGACATCGGCGGCCAGCAGCCCTTTCGCTATTCGCAGGAAATCCTCAATCACTGGGCGCAAGAGCCGCAAGCCACGATCTCACCATTGCCATTTGACGACTATCAGGTCACGCGATATTGGGAAGATCTGCTGGAACTGGTCCCCTCAATTCTCGATCCACTTCCCAGCGACTTAGCCACGCGAGTATCCGACGCCGACGCATGGGGCCAATGGCGAGAACGCGCGGCTGAATGGCGTGAGACATCCGAGGACGAAACTTCCTGGGAGACTTACGAGACGGCGCTGCAATGGTGGTTCAGCCGTACCTGGAGCAATGGTCATCTTCGCATCCCGCCCAAGATTTGGCTATGGTCAACCGACGATCAAGTGCATATCCGCTGGGATTGCCGTGACATCTTGCAGGATGGAGTTCTCGTTTGGGACGCAAAACATGGCGAAGTCGCCATGCCTAAGAGAGACTTCATTCACGAGGTTCAGTCGTTCGGCGCACGCTTGATCGACACGATGGCGACGCGCGTTGACGAGATCAAGAAGCATTGGGCGCGCCCTGAAATCGCAATCGATATCCACTCTTTAGAGCAAGAACAAGATTATCGCGCGACGATTTGTGAGAACGCGCTTGGCCGCATCCATAGAGACTACGAATGGGACGACGTGCGCGCGGCGATAGCGCGTATGGAAGCGGAAATCGAATATCTTAAATGA